A stretch of DNA from Elephas maximus indicus isolate mEleMax1 chromosome 21, mEleMax1 primary haplotype, whole genome shotgun sequence:
ACCGGAGCCGCGGACGCTCGGGCGTCCGCCTAGGGCAGGGGCGGGGCCGGTCCGAGGACGTCACTTCCGGTGTACACAGCAGGTCGGGGCGGTGCGCCGGGGGCCGGGGCGCGTCGCAGGTGAGGAGCGGGCGCGGGCAGGCTAAGGCGGGCGCAGCCGGAGGGGCGTGGGTGGTGGCCGGGGGCCGCGGCCGGGGCTGGCGGGGGACGAGTCTCTGGGGGCGCCGCTCCACTCGGGGCGGCAGGGCGCTGGGCCGTGGGCTCCTGCCCCTCGGCTGCCCGCTGTGGAGGACGCCGGGCTCTGAGGGCGCTGGCCGGGCGGACGGAAGCCCGGAGGGGCCTCCTGGCGTGTGTCCCGGGCGAGGGGCGCGGCGGGGACCCCGCGGAATGCAGGACGGCCGGGCCGACCGGCATCCGTCagcgcggggggcgggggggcgctcCCTCGGGCCGCCGCGGCCAGGCCCGGAGGTCGGGCTGGCGCCGGGACCCGCTCCCGGAAGCCGGCGGCGCGGTCCGCCCGGGGACGGCAGACTGTGGGCGGCGGGAGGCCGGGGTCCGCCGGGCTGGCGGGGGACGCGGCCCTGACGCCGCCGCGCGGCTGCCCGGCCGGCTGTGCTCACCTTCTCCGCCGCGCCCCGCCGCCGAGGAGCACGATTTTCCGGCCCTGCGGAGTCTGCAGGCACTGTAGGCTGGGGGAGGGTCCGCAGAGGCCGAGGATGAAGGACCCAGGCCAGTGGGTCGAGCGGAGGGGCCAGGGGTGTGTCTGCCTGCTCCAAGCGGAGCAAGGGAAGAAGCTTGCCTGGTTGGCATGATAAGAATTTTGTTTATACTGCTTGCAAAACTGGCCAGATAAAAACTTAGCTCTTGTGGGGGCCCCCAATTCGAAAATACGTTTATCCCCCCCATGCCCCGTTGTAAAAGTAATTCATTCTCCTTGTAAAACACTCAACATAAAAAGTGTAAGGGAGAAAATGAGAATCATCTGCCAGCCGACCAGTCAGTGACAaccactgctaacattttggtgatATCAATAAATACCGATAAATATTGTTGCTTTTATTGAGTTCATAGTGTATCATAATTTAACTAAGCcctattgatgaacatttaggttgtttccaattcaTCAAAACTACCAAAAggatttgtctgattttttcttAGGATAAATTTACAAAAGGGGTCAAAGGTAACATTTTCTAAATAGCATTTTTCCTTAGTTGACATGTTTGGAAAATTCTTCTCCATCCCaatgttatatttaaaaaaatccttccgtgttttcttctcattatgtcatggtttaatttttttgcttttagcTATTTGATCTGCTTAAAATTTATTTATGGTTTGAGGTATGAAATATTTGCCAAGTGGTTAGTCAGGTTTTCCTGAAgaaactgtgttgttgttgggtgctgtatagtcgattctgactcatagggacttcatgtaacaaagtagaactgccctatagggttttcttggctgtaatctttacagaagcagattgccaggtcttttctcctgcaaagcaactgggtggtttcaaatgccaaccttttggttagcaacctagcacttaaccgttgtgcccccAGGGGCTTCTGAagaaactatgttgttgttgttaggtgccctggagttctgactcatggtgatcctgtgtacaacagaatgatggcttgatcctgtgccatcctcacaatcgtggcagctatgcttgagcccgttgttgtagccactttgtcagtccatttccttgagggtcttcctatctttcactgaccctttactataTAGTTACATAGAAGAAACTGTAACTGCCCTTTAATCTTATTTTAGATGTAGAGTTCTAAGCATAAGTTTCTAAGGTGATgcttaaaattttgatatttggattttatttatGCTGTTTACTAATTCCATTCACAGTATCTTGTTTTTTATCGTTTTCATTTACAAATCCAGGTAATGTTtatgtttgagttttttttttctttttatcttctacaGCAAAAAGTTTGCATAGTTTATTACTGTTTAAATTGTTCTCTTCCTGACCAGATGAAACGCCATAGGAAGAGTTCATGTTTGTTGTGGCAACTTTTCAGTCTGGCATTTGAGATTCTAATCGTCCTCTATTTTTGCACATGAATAGGTAGGTTAGCATTGGATACCAAGATAGAAAAGTTCTCAGATTCCCTTGGCAAGCCTAGATTTTTCAATCTAAAATTATCACTGGATTTTTGGAAGACAGCATATTTTAAACattctttggaaaaaaacaaaacaatttgcaCATGATTCTGctgaaaattttattaaatatttattctgttGCAAACCTGAGGCCTAATACAGCAGGAACTTTATGTCAAGGGGGTCTTCCAAATCTGTAGGGAAATAATTGTATCTGAGAGTGATCAGGCTGGGGCATCACGTGGATTGCTTGTCCAttttctccctttccctcctGTGACTTGGTTCTTAGTTGAAAATGATGACCTTTCTAGGTGGAGAAAGAATGTTGGATTGAATAAGGAATTGATTTATCTTGGAGTTAGAGAAAAGGCCGGATGCAATTTTCTCTTAGTATAAGATCACAGAGAGCCTGATTTTCCCTCATCCAGTCTAAAAACTGAACGTGTCAGGGATTGTGCTTCAGATGTTGTTATCTTTACCAGAGTTGTCCCCTTGAGCAATTCCTAATTGAAAGATATAGTGGCCAGTGCTTACCCATTTCCCTTGACCTTTGCCACAAATATTTGGCATTGCGAGCCACTGTTTTTTCGTGTTGTGAATCTCGTCTTGGTTGAGCTTGTTGTGGTCATTTACCATGTTTTTCGCAAATAATGCGCCCACGTAACTCATGTGCCCACGTAAATAATGTGCTCACACATATAACACGCACAGCATGCGTAGGAAAATAATACACGAATGGGTTGCGTGGTTGGCAAAAGATGTATAACTCAGGTGCATTTGCATAAAAATTCAGtactttgtgactggcttctcttTTTCCCAAATCTGCCTGGGAGCATTTTATAAGGCCCTcgtttcctctcccctcccagtacacactcctttccactcttCAAGTAACGTCACTTCTAGATAGAGAACCACCTCTCCTTATTCCCCTCCTCATACCTCTCCAGTCTCCCTTCCTCCCATTCAGTGCCCCCAGCTCAGCGTTTTTTTTTCTGCAAGTCATTGCTATATCTCCCTCTAGCTGACCTCTGGACATGTTCCTGTGGCTGTATTCTCTCCAGTTGATGGAGCCCTTCATTCCTTCGCAAGGTGGCCTGTCCTTTATGACTCCATGGttcttaccaaaccaaaacccattgctgtccagtcacaTTCAAACTCCtggtgactctataagacagagtagaacgccccatagggtttccaaagctgcaaatctttagggaagcagactgcagtacctttttcctgtggagctgctggttggttcagatcatcaaccttttggttagcaactgaatgcttaaccactgtgcccccagggctcctccttcCTCCCAGCTGACATGTCACATCTCTTCTTCCTTGATATGAGTTGTATTTATCCTTTGCCTTCTATTCCTACACTTTGATTTAGACTTCATACCTTATGTCTTGGTTCTAAGGAACTTCAGACATAATCTGGACGTGCTTTGGATAAGGAAAATGAGACCTAGTGAATTTATTCATGGATTTAGTTAATGCTACAGTAGGGGCCAGTTACTGTACTTGGAGTACAGAGCTGAAAGGCATAGCCATtggagaccaaaaccaaaaaaaccaagtccgttgccatcgagtcaattccaactcatagtggcgctatagatagagtagaactgcgccatagagtttccaaggagcacctggtggattcgaactactgaccttttggttagcagctgtagcacttaactactataccaccacggtttccaaaaacctgttgtggtcaagttgattccaactcaaagcgaccctataggtcagagtagaattgccccatagagtttccaagaagtgcctggtggatttgaactcctgaccttttgattactagccatagcacttaaccactacgccactagctGGTGGAGAAGGCCAGATAAGCAGTTGCCATACCATATTTTGAAGTGCTTAGAAGGGGGAGACACCAAGTAAGCTCCACCAGGTTTCAGTGGTCTTGCCTGTTTTGTTAATCCAGGACCTAGAACAAGTGTTCTAGGAACcattaagtatttgttgaatgaatgaatgatcatcTAAGAATGAAATCAGAATAAATGTTATACAAATCAACTATCTATAAAAATGTACCAGTCAAGAGGCATTTTGTAAATGTAGTTTGAAGAATTTCAGGGAAAACTTTAAATTCAACCAAACTGACCCAGCCATAACCTCAGGAAGGCATGATTGGAATGTGTTTATAGCTAGAAGCTTAAACTTAATTTTATATTCTCCTAAGAAAGACTGTGGTTTTAGAAGGAGAGGGTTGGGATGGTATGGGCTAGGGAGTGATGGTCCAAGAGAGGAGTCAGTGATATATGGTGTGTCTGTATTACCCTCTGGGGGCTCTGACCAGAGGAGATGTGTGCAGTCCTCTGGTGGGCTACACTACCAAACAGATAGGTGCGTCCCTGTTGATGCCTCCAGCCCTGAAGGTCTTTCCCTTGCTTTGATTCTGTGCCCCTAATACCCTCTGGTGGATTGTGGCTTCCTGTGGAGATTTCTTGCCAAGGAGAGAATAGGTTGAGAGCTCTGCATCTAGACTGCCTGGATCAGATCCTCATTTGGGTTGCTGGCTTAAtctctcagttttcccatctgtagaatgggaataATGCAAGCATCTTCATCCTGGTCTTGTCGTTAGGGCTTTTAGCATGCTGCCTGACACCTGgtatggtgcagtgaattacttgaTGTGGCCCTTCCAGCCATAGTCTCTGATCAGATGGttaggtgggactatgcaagtaaggtgcttgtggcccaccaaggggcttggacagcttgctaataatacagATAAGGTGCACAGCACCTTGTGGgggtaggaccatgcaaataaggtatatgggacCATAataagaggattggtcagttttgccatcttgctaggcttaaaatgagcaatCCCATAGGCAGAAAcaggggacctcctaccatcaagaaGGAAGAGTTGGGagtggagtatgtcctttggactcaggctccttaggctgagaacctcctagacaaagctgtaacaccagagacagtgagagatggtgagaagcagcagcagaggcagccgaACCAGGAGACTGACAGGAGATGGTGCAATGGGCTTCCTGGCCGATAGAGGgagaaagctaagtgcctttggaTAGGAGGCGTGCTGGCAGactggagtgcctctgggcacttggcagagctaAGTTAACCAACCCACAGGATGAGgatgctgagcacctttgggcaggaggcttgttggcggagtggggtgcttcTGGATGCTTGGTGGagttaggcttgctgacccacggagctagagagctgagacCCTTTGGGCCCAGgcctcctggcagagtggggtgcctctgagcacttaacGGTGAAGCTAAAGAGTTTTCTAACACTTACATGAGCAGAGCAGAGCCTGGGCCAGCCCAAGAGGCCCTAatggccaagggccagggagaggcctgcctgcgggcACAGCTGGGAAGCTCTCCTGATCGGAGAGCTATATCCTGAGTCGCCTCTGATCctaaactgtaacctgttacttccctaataaaccccataaccgtgagtattgtctgtgagttctgtgtggccattggaacgaattatctaacccagcagagaagtagtcggtgccgtgggagggacggatggtgtcagaattggtaaaaaggatgGAGGGATATCTGACGTCTgcgtcataggaatcagccttgggctgttgatcttgattttccttcccccttgtgaagttagaggaggtcagatgctgcctcCATGCCATTTTTTACACCTGGTAAGTGCACAGTAGCTGTTAGCTCTCATTAGTGTTTATAAACTTAGTAACTGGTCTTCTGGCTAATCCATCATCTTTGAGCTTAGCTTGAATCACTGCCCTTGAGCCTGCTTGCTCCTGGGTGTACCGACAAAGCTAAGAACCACACGGTAGGAAGCGGTGAGAGATGGGCTTTTCCTAAACGTGTCCAGGGAATCCAGCCTGCAGTTCCCAGGAAAGACTTCCTGGAGAATGCTGTTCTTGAGCTGAGCACTGTGGGAAAAAGTTAATCCAGTGCCAGTAAAGGGAGAGGACTTTCCTGGCAGGGGCATGACGTGTACGAAGACAGAGATGAGCAAGCATGGTAtggtaaaacctgtgaaaactggaacaagtgtaaggcagaaacctgccagagaaggaaaactcaaatattttccactaaactgAGTGgtggaaaagtggtaagactgcaccctgtcaaaggtggaaaacttaaaagacctggaaaaacaaggtagcCCCTCCCATTGCGTTCTGGCTCTTGCATGTTTCACTGTATATTTGAGCTGCAGGAAATTCAGGGTTAAGGGTAGACAGGTATGAATAGGGAGTAGCGGGAAATGAGATTGGAAAGGAAAGTGGAGCCATTTCTTGAAGAAGCAATGAATAGTAATATCTAACTTGCTGAGCACTAgctatgtgccaggtattatGCAAGTCCTTAGATTCACTGTGTTTGTAGCTTCGTGCTGAGTACTTTGTGTATGTTACCTTGTTTAGTCCTCAAAACACCTTGTGACGTATGTGGTACTGTTATAGGAGAGGGGACCTGTCAAATGTCACCTGTTACGTCTCTCTGCCTCTTGATCCAGGCCGCACAGTGCTGCAGGTGTAACTGTCAATGTCTTTTGTATGTTTAAAAGCTTTTtgtgactcaaaaagaaaaagatctgtAGATACACATTACATAGGTTCGTAAATACAGGAAAGACATTTCTGGGGTAATAGAAAAGAAGCTGGTAACAGCAGTTGCTTTTGGAATGAGGCCCCAGAGATCCAGGCTGTTAGACTTAGCTTTACCTAAGTAAGGTAACATACACAAAGACTTAGCTTTTTCTTGAATACCCTTTTGTATGGTATGAATTGTTTTCACGGTATATgtgtattaggagccctggtggcacagtggttaagtgctcggcgtctaactgaaagatcagcagtttgaacccaccagctgctccaagggtgaaagatgtggcagtctgcttccatgaagaataCAATCTTGGGAACACTACAGGGCATTCTCcgctgtcccgtagggtcactatgagtcggaatcaattcgaaggCAATAGGCAGGCGTGCATAATATTTCttcgattaaaaaaaatttttttttaaaacgatAAGTATCTGCTGTGTACCTGGCAGTCATTTAGAGAGAGAATGTAGCATATAGGTTAAGGCTTATGTGGCCTTGGGTGAATCACATAACCTCTCTTTCCCTCAGTGTACCCTGTGTGGTGATGGGGGATgttatagtacctacctcatgggaTCGTAGTGAGACTTAAATCAGCTAATATTTGTAACGTGCTTAGAACAATTAATTCTTCTTGTTGGTACTGTTATGGCCCTGTACTGTTCACTGCAGTAACTGTGAAGATGTGCCAGCGTCTGCCTGGGGGGCGCTCACAGTTCCTCGCGGAAAGGGAAGACATCCGAAGCTGATGATGAGCAGGGGCACGCAGGCTACAGGAGTTCAGGCAGTGCTTCTGGGGACGGAAGGGGCCAAAGTTAATCGAAATAACAGATGTTAAACAGGGCTAACTTACAAAAGAAAGTGAGATGAGGGAACAGGGCATACAGGAACTTGTCCCGAGGGTGGCAGACTGTTTTGAGACAAAGGAGTCGGAGATAGGAAAGAGCCTTGAGGGCTCCTGAAATTGGGATATGTCATGTCGCTTATTTGGCAGGATGTTTCTTTCTTAGCATATACAAAATAATGATGTGGTTTATAAATGATGGCATCTTAGAGTTGATGAAGTAAAGTAGTACTACTTTGATCTTTGAAATGGCTGTGAGGTGCTCCTGTGTAGTTGAACTGTGTTAATACAAGACATGCAGGTTATTCACAGGCCAGTGCTTGTAGACAGTGCTGCCAGTGAGTGTCCTTGACAGAGGCTACTGCGTTTACTGTAAATCTGTATCTGGCATTCATTCTTAGACCtggtatcactttttttttaatcaaaaaaattttttaaccgtTTGATTATGTTCCTTGCATCTGGGCCATTGTCAGATCCATCCTTCTTCAAATACGCAGTTGAAGAGACTCTTAATGAGAAGGTTTTTGAGTGTGCAATTAGAGCTAAATATTACCTGAATAGATTGGTTTTCTTACTAAAAGATGCTGGGACTAAGTGCTATTAAGATGGTAATTAtgagggctgactcaagagggggagagtaagtgggagtagggagtgagatgtatgtaaacttatatgtgacagactgattggatttgtaaacgttcacttgaagtttaataaaagttattaaaaaaaaaaaaaagatggtaatTATGGCTAGGGAACTTGGGAATACCTGAATCTTGCCCTTCCAGCCTTCTCAGGTCCTAGTGTTAGATGTATGTGCCTGGGAACAAAGAGGAAACCTAGCTTGGCTCCCAGACTTGAGTGCTCCAAGCTCTGGTGACCTAGGCAGGAGCTTACTTCTGGGGTAGAGGTAAAATTGCTCCCtccgaacctggaaggcattatgctgagcgaaattagtcagaggcaaaaggacagatattgtataagaccactattataaaatcttgagaaatagtataaacagagaagaacacatacttttgtggttacgaggcggggagggagggagggtgggagagggttttttactgattaattagtagctaagaactgctttaggtgaagggaaggacaacactcaatacagggaacgtcagctcaactggactggaccaaaagcaaagaagtttccgggataaactgaatgcttcaaaggtcagcggagcaagggcggggatttggggactatggtttaaggggacttctaagtcaattggcaaaataattctattttgaaaacattctgcatcccactttgaaatgaggcatctggggtcttaaatgctaacaagcggccatctaagatgcatcaattggtctcaacccacctagatcaaaggaaaatgaagaacactaaggtcacaggataactatgagcccaagagacagaaagggccacatgaaccagagacttacatcatcctgagaccagaagaactagatggcgcccagccacaaccgatgactgccctgacagggagcacaacagagaacccctgagggagcaggagatcagtgggatgcagaccccaaattctcataaaaagaccatacttaatggtctgactgagactggaggaatcccggcggtcatggttcccaaaccttctgttggcccaggacaggaaccattcccaaagacaactcatcagacatggaagggactggacagtgggtaggagagagatgctgatgaagagtgagctactggtattaggtggacacttgagactgtgttggcatctcctgtctggaggggggatgggagggtagagagggttgaaagctggcaaaattgtcaggaaaggagagactggaaggcctGACTCatagggggagaggaagtgggagtatggagtaaggtgtatataaacttatatgtgacagactggcttaatttgtaaacgttcacttgaagctcaataaaaattaaaaaaaaaaaaaaaaattgctccctCCCCCCAGCTCACAAGGGTGGGCCTCTCTGCCCCTAGGTCTCCAGGTGGGAGAGAATGCAGCACACCTCTGTGCTTGAGTAACGGTAATGCCAGTGATCCTCTTCCTCAGCAGTGTCCATTCTGTTCTCTCTAACATGGGGCTGAGAGAGGAGGAGGTAGTGGGCAGGGAAATGGGGAAGGAGCCCTCACCTCCTTCCCCTCTGTAAGACACAAGGCAAGCCTTTAGTTTGTCGCCTGGACTTTGGGAGTTGGAGCTGGAGCAAGAAGgtaagttatatttttaaaagttggtGTACCTATGgagtaaattggggaaaaaactaaaaaagcTTGTTTTTAATAAGTAGTAGTAAACCAgaatgggagtccctgagtggtgaaagcagttaacttgcttggctgttacccaaaatgttggaggtttgagccaaccgagagacacttcagaagaaaaccctggtgatcttcttaaaaatcagccactgaaaaccctatggagcacagttctattctgacacatttggggtcgccatgaattggaattgactcaatggcaactggtttgtcttAGTTCAGAATGAAGAATTTCAGTAGAAGTTAAGGTGTGGCTTCCATTTAATGAAACTCAGTGTGTGCCAAATGCTGTGCTTTACGAATTTAATCTGACCACAgtactgaggaaactgaggcacgagaGCTGAAGTAACATTCCTGCAGTCATAGAGTTAGTAAGTTCTGTTCATTCAACTAATAACTTACTGAGAACAGGAATTCAAATCTGTCAGTCTGATGCCCAAACCTATGTCATTAACTACTGCACTTTAGCTATGCCTGGTGTCCGTGAAATCTCTTCCTTATATTGTAGTATCTTACCTAAAAGGTAAGGGCATGAGCATATCCTGTTTCTCCCtttagactgtaagctccttgagagcaggtGTTAGGTCTGTTTCCTTCACCCCTGCAGCCACCCCTGTGGCCGGAGTAGGTAGGTACTCACAGCCTAGGTAAGTGGTAGAACCTGGAAACCAGCCCAGCATAGACCCACTGGAGGACCCCTCTCTGGGTGGTCTTCCCTGCCTAGGAGGTAGATGGTGAAttcttcatttctgaaattttgaccTGCTGAAATGTTTCTGGGGAAGAAGAGTAGACTCCCTGGCTATGACTCTGGCTTGCTGGTCTTTTAAGGGATGGGAGGGCTTGCTGGGTGTGCAGTGTCCTGCCTGGTGTGTTTTCCGCTTGGAGGGAGGGGCTGCTTTAATTTTCcactgataaaaattttcatgaATGACTTAAATTTTTAGAAACCGTCCTGAATCTTAAGTTTATTTATCCAAAATTTATGTAATTTCCCTCTGTAGTAAGATAAATAATTTCCAAGTTATGGCTTGATTTATCCATTGGTGTGTAACTTTAGATGTGTTCCGCAGTGCAGAGTTGATAAGAATGAGTAGCACTCTAGAATGTTGAGTTTTCTTAAATAACTTGCTAACACACCAGTCTTACAGTACAGTAAACTGACATTATCAGACAACCAGATAGGTAGCTAGGCCTGTCCTCAGCAGGACCAAGTAATACTGGATTTTTCCCCCACCATTTTTCTTTGTATGAAATTCAATATGTGGTGATTACTATCCATTTCATTCACTTTTTCTACTTATTTATGTagttactgtttaaaaaaaacaacaacctagTTTTTGATCTTCCCACTccccaacaaaaaaccctgaattTACACAAAAGTAAACAAATCCTTCACCTATATGACTTTTTAACACGTTTGACCTAAGTTTTTTAAACCTGTGTTATTTTGAAAGTAAATTTCAGCTCTGTTGACTTTGTGGTTAGAAAACATTTTTCATCTGCTTAGGTGAAACTATCAGTCATTTTGTAGATTACTGGACATAAAACCTCTTCAGATGCACAAATGATGCTTTGCTTTTGTGGAGGAATATTGTGTTTCGTGGCGGTAAATTGTTACAGAGCAAATGGCAGCACGAGAGGCAGTCACGTGGTGGCATTTCCTCCCCTCTAGCCCCCCACCCCACCGAAGAAAAGACTAGAAGCTCCTTCAGAGCAGGTGTCCATCTGTCTCTGACACCCTGCATCCCTGGTCCTGGGAGCATTCAGACACAACGCACAGGGTTGACCTCTGTGGTGGGGGAGGTTCATAGAAGCATGTTTATTTTAACCCTGGTACATTCTAgcgttgatcaaaatgtttatttagaaaatttttcCCTATCTTCTTGATAGCTCAGTATAGGATACCATAGCCTTCAGATTTTGTCAACTGATTGGTTATTTTTAGTAACTTTTTAATAGCAACTGTCATGTATTGActagaaaaaaaatagtataatcTTGGGCTCCTTAAAGCCTTGTCATTAACATTTTTTACTCTGATAAGACCTTAATGTTTCAGGACTTTTTGCATCAGCCTTCAACATGCTTTAATATTAATTCCTTAGAAGCCATGTCTGTGTTATAGGCTAATGTCCAGTTTTGCGCATGTTTACCTCCTGAGGCGGTCTCCCAGGCGCAG
This window harbors:
- the LOC126065077 gene encoding proline-rich protein 2-like, which encodes MVNDHNKLNQDEIHNTKKQWLAMPNICGKGQGKWADTPLAPPLDPLAWVLHPRPLRTLPQPTVPADSAGPENRAPRRRGAAEKVSTAGRAAARRRQGRVPRQPGGPRPPAAHSLPSPGGPRRRLPGAGPGASPTSGPGRGGPRERPPAPRADGCRSARPSCIPRGPRRAPRPGHTPGGPSGLPSARPAPSEPGVLHSGQPRGRSPRPSALPPRVERRPQRLVPRQPRPRPPATTHAPPAAPALACPRPLLTCDAPRPPAHRPDLLCTPEVTSSDRPRPCPRRTPERPRLRWLRAPPP